The DNA segment AAAATAATAATAGTAACCCTAAAACTAACATTAATATCAGCCCAAACACTCAAATCACTTCCATTCAATAATTTTAAACTAAATCTATTTATCAATACTATGATATATATTTTTATCAAAATAGTATAATTTCCCTGATTAGTTCCTAAATATTTATTAACTTTTCTATCATTGTTTAATTTATATAAGAATTCATTATCACCATACTTAAAAGATTTTAAAAATAATCTTTTTGAAGTTATCATTAAACTATCCCCCTTGTATTCTAAGATTTTACTATATTATTTAGTTACCAATATATTTTGCTAAAAATAAGCAGGGGTTCTCTAAATTCCAAATTAAAGGAAATACTTCTAATGGATAAAATCCATTTTTAAAATAAAACCTCCTTGTTCGTTCATAAGGTTCATATTGTATTGATGAGTCTAGTGTTTTTACTGTAATAAATTTATACCCACTTTCTTTACAATAATTTTCAGCAGTAATTAGTAGATTATGACCTATACCTTGTCCATGATATTCTTCTAATACTCCTAAATTATATATACTAACTGTATACTTATTATGTACTTTTAAAGCAATAAATCCAATAACTTTACTTTTATCAAAAACTCCAAAGAATAACATATCTCTATGTTCAATAGACTTATTTTTAATATCTTCTGGTGGACTAAACCATTTTGGCAATGCATTCATAATTTTAAGTGTAATACTGGTTATTAAACCTTTATCAACTATTTTTTTAATCTTAATCAAATTCATTTCACTCCTTATAATTAAAATGCTTTTTTATTTAAAATAATAGCCCAAAACTTTATTAGCATTAAATATCTTTATATATATTCTAAAATAGTTGTTCTTGGAAAAAATCCATATCTAGCATAAAATTTAAAAGCTTCCTCATTTCCTGATGCAACTCCAATTTTTATTCTTATTACACCATTATTTCTAATCCAGTCTAATGAATTTTTCATAAGAGTATCTCCTATTTTTAGTCCTCTATAGTCATCTTCTATATAAATTGAATTAATTTCTCCAATACTTTCTTTTAATATAGATGCTATTACATATCCTATATATTTACCTTGTATAATATCTTTTGCCAAAGTTATAAATACTTGTTTATCTTCACTTTTCTCTATAACTTCTCTTCTATCTTTAAAACTAAACTTTTTAAACCTTTCTTTAAAGTGAATAGAATTTTGCATATGGTGATCATTAAGTTTTTTCCATAAAGGTTCAACAAATTCTAACAACTCTTTTCCACCTTCTATATAATCTATAGTTTTCTTATTGAAACTATTTTCTTTTACATTCCTCACTTTAACACCTCACTTATACCATCACTCAAATCCATATATTACATATAGATTTTTGATATTCTATAAACTTTTTTTATTATCCAAGTTTTCTCTATATTCATGAATTTCACCTTTTATCTTTACGTGATTCATTGTAACACTCCATTCAAGTAATTGATAACACATAAAATATAATAACCTTTTTCAAAAGACATTAATAAACTTTATAATCATATTTTATTTATTTTGGTAGTTTATCAAATTTAGTTACCTTATCTAAGTCATTATCCCAGTTAGCTTTACTTTCTAAGTAAATATGACCTTGAGGTTTAATAGGTACTTTGCTATCAAGAGATCCTGCTGGAACAACCAATAATTGTCCATCCATCTGAATATTTGGAAGTGCAGATCCACAATTAGAGCAAAAACTTTTTATGTGTCCACTAGATTTATAGTTAAAAATTTTTGCTTTATTTTCACCAGATAACCACTTTAACTTAGCTGTGGAAGAAAATAGATTTGCAGCATGTGCTGATCCAGTATCTTTACGACAATACTTACAATGACAAAGAAAGAAATTTTCAAAATCCCCTTCTACTTCAAATTTAATTTCACCACAAAGACATGATCCTGTATGTTTCATAATTATTGCTCCTTCTTTAAATTTTTCGGGGGTTAATTCATCTGCTATACTTTTATATTCTTCATAATACTCCAACTCAGAATAATATTTTCTACTTTTTATTTTAAATGTAAAAGTTTATCTAGCAATTTTTCTGTATTATTGATTTTATTAATATGCATTTCATTTAAAAGTTTTTCAAACTTTTCTTCTCCAATTTCTTTTTCTAATTCATGTAATAAAATACATCCCTTTATATATAAAGTATCAAATACATTTTTATGTCCCCTATCTATTCCTTTTATTGGTGGTAGTTCCTTGGAATTTTCTATGTATTTATCAATTATGTCTTTAAATTCTTTCTCACCATAGTATTTCCTTATAGCTATTAAACTAGAATACTCTGCAAAAGATTCATTTAACCAATCTTCCCATGTATTTATATCAGCCTTTGACCACCAAAGATGTGATATTTCATGAGCAAGATACTTGAAATTTCCAATTTCACCAGATAAATATTTATAATGAGTAAGTGCTTGATTTACTTTTAAATTTGGAAGAACAATTAATCCTGGTCTATTATAACCTCCACCATCTTCTCTAGGTAGAATTACTATTGAGTAGTCTTGATGGCTTATTTCTCCAAATTTATTAGTAAAAGTTTTAAATATGAAAATGGATTGTTCACTTAATTTCTTAGCAATTGTCTTATGTTCCTGATTAATATAATAAACTTTGATATATACTTGTTTTATTTGGCTACTATATTGATTCTCAATAAAATATTCTGAAGCAAGAAAGGAACAATCAATAAAAGGGACTTTTTGTTCTATAATCCACCCCTTGTCCACTTTCTTTGTAATATTACTACCAACTACAGCATAATTACCTTCTTCAAATAAAATCTTAACTTTAAAATACGCTTTATCAAAGCTTTCAACTAAAGGAAACCATGGAGCATATACTCCAAGCTCTATCCATTTTTCTGTAATTCTATTAACACCTGAACTTCCTAATCCTCTTATTTGTCCACTATAATTAAATTTAATATCAATTTTATCTCTTTTAAATAATGATTTATTAAAATAAATAGTAACTTTTTTAGACTCAGAAATAAAGGGGTTCCAGTTTGCTATATCTTCTTCAACTCTATACTTAACTAAATTATTGCAATTTATATTATGAATAATTAAATCTTTATGTATATAAAAATTTAATCTGTTTATGTTTTCTTCATTACAATAATAAGTTAATTTAGTATCAACTTTTATTGATTGTTTTTTGGGATTAATACTTAATTCAATATCATAGTAATTATGTTTTATCATATTCTCTTACTCCTCATTTTAGCTGATTATTTAGAATAATATACTACTATATTGCTACAATTCACATGATTCTAATGAACTATATACAAATAATATGTTATGCATACTACATATTATTTACATTGTAATATGCCTCTTTGGAAGGCTACTTTATCATTATTTTCTATTCCAAATAACGCTTCTTGCAAATCAAATGTACTAGCATAGAATTTTGCTCTTTTTATATAGCTATCTATAGCTCAATGATGAACTCAATATTTGAATTTTCATTTTCATCAATTTGCTCAACATATATCTTTTCAACTACTGTTTCAAAAATATTCACTATATCTTCTGTTTCACTAAATGCTGACTCAAATTTACTTATATCATCTAGTTTCCCAACTGTAAGATGAGGAAAATACGTGAGTTTCTTATATAAAAATTTGTTTAAAATTCCTGTATATAATTTATCATGTATTTCAATTATTTTATCATTACCCTGTTTAATATTTAAAAATAAATAATAATCTGATGTTCCTGTTATACCTCTTAACCTAATTTTAAATTTATTTATGTCTTTCAATATTTCTATCATATGTTTTTTAAGTTCTTCTGTATTTATATCACTTTCAAATGGAAAAACTAGAGTAATATGAGGTTTAATGCAAGTATATAGTGGGTCATATTTACTTCTAATTTCTTCTATAATTTCAATATCATTTAATTTAGGAAAAATAATTATAGATCTTTTTTTCATGTTTTTCACTTCCTTATGTTTTACATGTTTTATTTTTATAAATCATTCATCACTTTCTCATAATAGACAATAGTCATTTTGTCGTTTATCTTCTTTTCTTTTCCAGTCTTTTTGTAACCTAGTTTTTCATATAGATAACAATGTCCTTGTTCTTGTAAAATTGTGTCAAGTTTCCACTTTCTAGCCCATGGATATGTTTGTTCTATTATCTTAAATACTTTTTGTGCAATCCCTTGACCTTGATATTTAGGTAATATAAATACAGGACTAATTCTACACATGTTCTTACTTTCGTTTCTAATTACTCTTATTGCTCCTAATACTTTATATTGACCTTGAATTAAATAATAGTCTGTAAAAGATTGATTAAAACGTCTATATATATCATCAATTTCTTCATTTCCTGGATTTGTATCATAATCTTGATATTTTTCAAGTAATGAATTAAAAGATTCCCTCTGCATATTATAAATAGTCTCACAATCTTGTATGTTTGCTTTACTAACTGAAACCTCCACAGTTGTTCCTCACTCTCTTTAAAAACTTTCATCTGTTATATGTAACTCTATATAATAAGTTTCAATATATCAAAATAATATCCTAATATTTATCATTCAATTTGAAATTTTCAATAATTTCATTACCTTCTTTAATTCTATATTTTTTTCTAAATTCCTTTTTATTTATAAATTAGAATTAATTCTATTATATATATTTAATTACTCACATATAAAACTTTTCCAATAATTCCAAGCTTCCAAATACTTAGATAAATCTTGAGGATGATGTTCAGTACAAGTTGCTATTCTATTATATAATATAATTAAAACATATTTATAAACTACGTCTTTTTCATAGTTATTTATTTTTAAGTAATTTATTGCTGTATTTAAAGTTTCTATTGTCAAGTCGTCTGGTGATGAACAAAATGCATAAAGTAAATCATATATAGGCTCTCCTACTATAGGTGTAGGATCAATGACAGCACATAAATGTTTCTCACAAAATATAAAGTTATGTATGCCACAATCCCCATGAAGAAAATATTTATCTTTTGCATTAAAATTACTTGCCAAATTTCTTACAAGTAAATAATCTTCTTCTGTTAACGTAATTTTAAGTCTTTCTTTTGAATAATCAATATTTTCAATAAGAAATTGTTCCCATGAATCAACTAAATTTTCAGCCCATCCCCATCCTTTAAAATGTGAAATAGATCTGTATTGATTAATAAGGCTTATTACAAGTTTCTGCAACAAATAAGATTTATTATAAATTTGACTTTTAATCTCTCCTTCTATAAATGAATAAACAAAATATTTTTTTGATGGTTCAACATAAACTAGCTTAGGAAGTATTTTAATATTGTTATAAAATTTAAGAAAATATGTCTCTAGACAAATGACAGTAGAGTTATTTGCTTTTACAGCATACAACTGGTCTATCATTATAAATAAGAACGAATACAGTGCTAGTTGTTCCTCCAGTTAATAGATTATATTTCTATTTACTTGTGTCAATTATACCTTTTGATTTCAACTCATAAATAATATTATCAATTGTCATATTATTTACCCTCCTCTTAAAATAGTTAGTTTTTTTAGTTCATATAAGTCTGATTTATTCATCATTAATATGTCTTATATATCGTACTTCATTTAAAATCTTTTCTATTTTTATTTCTTTTATTACTCCATCACAAGTAAATCCTAGTTTTTCATAAAATGCCCTAGCATTTAAATTTTCTTCAAGTACCCAAAGAGATATACCTTTGTAACCCCTATCGTATAATTTATTAATTCCCCAGTTCATTAAAATGCTTCCAAAACCTTTGTTCCAATACCGAGGTAATAGATATATTCCCCATATTTCACCATAAGCATCATCTAAATCATTATCTCTATTCATTCCTAATGTAATAAATCCAATAACTATATTATCTAATACCATCACAGCTATTTCTTTCTTTTTCTCTTTTAGTAATTGTTTAAAATAATCTTCTCTCTTCTTTACATCAATTTTATCTAATACTTCATCAGATACGATGTTTTTATATGCAGTTTTCCATGATTCTGAATGAATAATAGATAAATCTTTTGAATCTTCTTTTTTTGCCCATCTTATATCCATATCAATTTCCCCCTAAAGATTATTTTCAGGTATTGTTTTAACAAAT comes from the Senegalia massiliensis genome and includes:
- a CDS encoding GNAT family N-acetyltransferase — encoded protein: MDIRWAKKEDSKDLSIIHSESWKTAYKNIVSDEVLDKIDVKKREDYFKQLLKEKKKEIAVMVLDNIVIGFITLGMNRDNDLDDAYGEIWGIYLLPRYWNKGFGSILMNWGINKLYDRGYKGISLWVLEENLNARAFYEKLGFTCDGVIKEIKIEKILNEVRYIRHINDE
- a CDS encoding GNAT family N-acetyltransferase translates to MRNVKENSFNKKTIDYIEGGKELLEFVEPLWKKLNDHHMQNSIHFKERFKKFSFKDRREVIEKSEDKQVFITLAKDIIQGKYIGYVIASILKESIGEINSIYIEDDYRGLKIGDTLMKNSLDWIRNNGVIRIKIGVASGNEEAFKFYARYGFFPRTTILEYI
- a CDS encoding GNAT family N-acetyltransferase is translated as MEVSVSKANIQDCETIYNMQRESFNSLLEKYQDYDTNPGNEEIDDIYRRFNQSFTDYYLIQGQYKVLGAIRVIRNESKNMCRISPVFILPKYQGQGIAQKVFKIIEQTYPWARKWKLDTILQEQGHCYLYEKLGYKKTGKEKKINDKMTIVYYEKVMNDL
- a CDS encoding aminoglycoside phosphotransferase family protein; protein product: MIDQLYAVKANNSTVICLETYFLKFYNNIKILPKLVYVEPSKKYFVYSFIEGEIKSQIYNKSYLLQKLVISLINQYRSISHFKGWGWAENLVDSWEQFLIENIDYSKERLKITLTEEDYLLVRNLASNFNAKDKYFLHGDCGIHNFIFCEKHLCAVIDPTPIVGEPIYDLLYAFCSSPDDLTIETLNTAINYLKINNYEKDVVYKYVLIILYNRIATCTEHHPQDLSKYLEAWNYWKSFICE
- a CDS encoding M1 family aminopeptidase, coding for MIKHNYYDIELSINPKKQSIKVDTKLTYYCNEENINRLNFYIHKDLIIHNINCNNLVKYRVEEDIANWNPFISESKKVTIYFNKSLFKRDKIDIKFNYSGQIRGLGSSGVNRITEKWIELGVYAPWFPLVESFDKAYFKVKILFEEGNYAVVGSNITKKVDKGWIIEQKVPFIDCSFLASEYFIENQYSSQIKQVYIKVYYINQEHKTIAKKLSEQSIFIFKTFTNKFGEISHQDYSIVILPREDGGGYNRPGLIVLPNLKVNQALTHYKYLSGEIGNFKYLAHEISHLWWSKADINTWEDWLNESFAEYSSLIAIRKYYGEKEFKDIIDKYIENSKELPPIKGIDRGHKNVFDTLYIKGCILLHELEKEIGEEKFEKLLNEMHINKINNTEKLLDKLLHLK
- a CDS encoding 2'-5' RNA ligase family protein, which codes for MKKRSIIIFPKLNDIEIIEEIRSKYDPLYTCIKPHITLVFPFESDINTEELKKHMIEILKDINKFKIRLRGITGTSDYYLFLNIKQGNDKIIEIHDKLYTGILNKFLYKKLTYFPHLTVGKLDDISKFESAFSETEDIVNIFETVVEKIYVEQIDENENSNIEFIIEL
- a CDS encoding GNAT family N-acetyltransferase; amino-acid sequence: MIKIKKIVDKGLITSITLKIMNALPKWFSPPEDIKNKSIEHRDMLFFGVFDKSKVIGFIALKVHNKYTVSIYNLGVLEEYHGQGIGHNLLITAENYCKESGYKFITVKTLDSSIQYEPYERTRRFYFKNGFYPLEVFPLIWNLENPCLFLAKYIGN
- a CDS encoding GFA family protein → MEYYEEYKSIADELTPEKFKEGAIIMKHTGSCLCGEIKFEVEGDFENFFLCHCKYCRKDTGSAHAANLFSSTAKLKWLSGENKAKIFNYKSSGHIKSFCSNCGSALPNIQMDGQLLVVPAGSLDSKVPIKPQGHIYLESKANWDNDLDKVTKFDKLPK